The Chaetodon auriga isolate fChaAug3 chromosome 22, fChaAug3.hap1, whole genome shotgun sequence genome contains a region encoding:
- the lrrn3b gene encoding leucine-rich repeat neuronal protein 3, which yields MKDVSFVDLFVGLAMASFVVATEERPDCPKLCVCEIRPWFSPSSVYMEAQTVDCNDLGLFSLPEKLPVGTQVLLLQTNNVAKIDQPLDYLANITEIDLSQNNLSSISDVHLGNLPQLLSLHLEENWIRDLPERCLADMANLQELYMNHNLISSISPMAFQGLINLLRLHLNSNKLKVIKREWFEPMPNLEILMIGENPILSIDDMNFKPLSNLRSLVLTRMNLSQLPDDALAGLDNLESISFYDNIFPEVPHSALKSAKNLKFLDLNKNPIARIQRGDFVDMLHLKELGINSMPELVSIDSFALNNLPELTKIEATNNPKLSYIHPNAFYKLPRLETLMLNGNALSALHRITVESLPNLREVSMHSNPIRCDCVVRWMNMNKTNIRFMEPDSLYCVEPPEYEGQHVRQVHFREMMEICLPLISPESMPGHIKVQNGSSVSLHCRAFAEPEPDIYWITPSGTRVLPNTVSDKFYMHPEGTFDIYDITENEAGLYTCVAHNLVGADLKSVSVEVNGYFPQSVNGSLNVRIKSVETNSIMVSWKAGPGALAPNIKWYTVSGANHPTTAFTTRVPSDIQVYNLTHLSPATHYKVCVDVRSIHYNHDTKCVNVTTKGLELAAKDTEKWDAAVITVFGVLLAVISVACLLIYVSLRNHHLYGDIRKCDSKASLTPVEATGMHSPFFTKLWVSGKGLPSGVEVKATVINVSDNAF from the coding sequence ATGAAGGACGTGTCATTTGTGGATCTTTTTGTTGGCTTGGCCATGGCCTCTTTTGTTGTGGCTACAGAGGAGAGGCCTGATTGCCCaaagctgtgtgtatgtgagattAGACCCTGGTTTTCTCCCAGTTCGGTGTACATGGAGGCGCAGACAGTTGACTGTAATGACTTGGGACTCTTTAGCCTGCCAGAGAAATTACCAGTGGGCACACAAGTACTattactgcaaacaaacaatgtTGCAAAGATTGACCAACCCTTGGATTACCTGGCCAACATCACAGAGATTGATTTATCGCAAAACAACTTATCCTCCATCAGTGACGTCCATCTGGGTAatcttcctcagctgctgtcCCTTCATTTGGAGGAAAACTGGATACGAGACTTGCCTGAACGATGTCTTGCTGATATGGCTAACCTTCAGGAGCTCTACATGAATCACAACCTCATCTCCTCCATATCCCCAATGGCTTTCCAGGGTCTCATCAACCTTTTGCGGCTCCACCTCAATTCTAACAAGCTGAAGGTCATTAAAAGAGAGTGGTTCGAACCCATGCCAAATCTGGAGATTCTGATGATTGGTGAGAACCCCATTCTTTCTATTGATGATATGAACTTTAAACCTCTCAGTAACCTCCGCAGTCTTGTTCTCACCAGAATGAACTTGTCTCAGCTTCCTGATGATGCATTGGCCGGTCTTGATAACTTAGAGAGCATCTCTTTCTATGATAATATTTTCCCTGAGGTGCCTCATTCCGCcctgaaaagtgcaaaaaatcTTAAGTTTTTGGATCTAAATAAAAACCCAATCGCAAGGATACAGAGAGGGGACTTTGTGGATATGCTCCATCTGAAAGAACTGGGGATTAACAGCATGCCAGAGCTAGTTTCCATCGACAGCTTTGCCCTCAATAACCTCCCTGAGCTGACCAAAATAGAAGCCACCAACAATCCTAAACTCTCCTATATCCATCCTAATGCTTTCTACAAACTACCACGTCTAGAAACCCTAATGCTAAATGGCAATGCGCTCAGTGCCCTCCACAGGATTACTGTCGAGTCCCTCCCAAATCTCAGAGAGGTTAGCATGCACAGCAATCCCATCCGCTGTGACTGCGTAGTCCGCTGGATGAACATGAACAAGACCAACATTCGCTTCATGGAGCCTGATTCATTGTACTGTGTGGAGCCTCCTGAGTATGAGGGCCAGCATGTCCGACAGGTGCACTTCAGGGAGATGATGGAGATTTGTCTGCCACTCATCTCCCCCGAAAGCATGCCTGGGCATATTAAAGTGCAGAATGGGAGCTCCGTGTCACTCCATTGTCGGGCCTTTGCTGAACCGGAGCCAGACATTTACTGGATCACCCCATCTGGTACCAGGGTCCTGCCTAACACCGTGTCCGACAAGTTCTACATGCACCCAGAGGGAACTTTTGATATCTATGACATAACAGAGAATGAAGCTGGTCTTTACACTTGTGTTGCCCATAATCTGGTTGGAGCTGATCTTAAATCTGTTTCAGTAGAGGTGAATGGATATTTTCCCCAATCTGTAAATGGGTCTCTGAATGTCAGAATCAAATCCGTGGAGACAAACTCCATCATGGTTTCATGGAAGGCTGGCCCTGGTGCCCTGGCACCCAATATTAAATGGTACACGGTGTCAGGTGCCAACCATCCCACCACTGCGTTTACCACCAGGGTTCCCTCTGACATCCAGGTCTACAACCTCACCCATCTCAGCCCCGCCACTCACTACAAAGTATGCGTGGATGTGCGCAGCATCCACTACAACCACGACACCAAATGTGTCAATGTCACCACAAAGGGATTAGAGCTGGCAGCCAAGGACACAGAAAAATGGGACGCAGCAGTAATCACCGTCTTTGGTGTGCTCTTGGCTGTGATTTCAGTGGCATGCCTGCTTATTTATGTGTCTCTGAGGAACCACCACCTTTATGGGGATATAAGGAAATGCGACTCCAAAGCTTCGCTGACACCAGTGGAAGCTACCGGTATGCACTCTCCTTTCTTTACAAAGCTGTGGGTTTCGGGTAAGGGGCTGCCAAGTGGAGTGGAAGTCAAAGCCACAGTCATAAATGTATCTGACAATGCCTTTTAA